In a single window of the Thermus amyloliquefaciens genome:
- the trpS gene encoding tryptophan--tRNA ligase has protein sequence MTRVLSGIQPSGEIHIGNYLGAIKQWVELGERLGREAFFCIVDYHALTNPLAYDPQTLARRTFEAALVNMAAGLNPEKVTLFVQSHVPEHTELAWVFTTLTPLGDLTRMTQFKDKAAKQEAVWSGLLMYPVLQAADILIYKADTVPVGEDQVQHIELTREIARRFNALFGETFPEPKALLNPEAPRVPGIDGKAKMSKSLGNTIGLLEDEGSIWEKIRHLPDDPQRIRLSDPGDPGRTVVFTYLSYFAPKELVEVLKEEYRKAGVGTLVVKRILFEEMMKVLRPIRQRAEELKKDPDYVMDALLEGARRARAVAAATMEEVREKVGLLLPSKRPVLR, from the coding sequence ATGACGCGGGTTCTCTCCGGCATCCAGCCCTCGGGGGAGATCCACATCGGCAACTACCTGGGGGCCATCAAGCAGTGGGTGGAGCTGGGGGAGAGGCTGGGGCGGGAGGCCTTCTTCTGCATCGTGGACTACCACGCCCTCACCAACCCCCTGGCCTACGACCCCCAGACCTTGGCCCGGCGTACCTTTGAGGCCGCCTTGGTGAACATGGCCGCGGGGCTCAACCCCGAGAAGGTCACCCTCTTCGTCCAGTCCCACGTGCCCGAGCACACGGAGCTCGCCTGGGTCTTCACCACCCTCACCCCCTTGGGGGACCTCACCCGCATGACCCAGTTCAAGGACAAGGCCGCGAAGCAGGAGGCGGTCTGGTCGGGCCTCCTCATGTACCCCGTGTTGCAGGCGGCGGACATCCTCATCTACAAGGCGGACACCGTGCCCGTGGGGGAGGACCAGGTGCAGCACATTGAGCTCACCCGGGAGATCGCCAGGCGCTTCAACGCCCTCTTTGGGGAGACCTTCCCCGAGCCCAAGGCCCTCCTGAACCCCGAGGCCCCCCGGGTGCCGGGCATAGACGGCAAGGCCAAGATGAGCAAATCCCTGGGGAACACCATCGGCCTCCTGGAGGACGAGGGGAGCATCTGGGAGAAGATCCGCCACCTGCCCGACGACCCCCAGCGCATCCGCCTCTCCGACCCCGGGGACCCGGGGCGCACCGTGGTCTTCACCTACCTCTCCTACTTCGCCCCCAAGGAGCTGGTGGAGGTCTTGAAGGAGGAGTACCGGAAGGCGGGGGTGGGGACCTTGGTGGTGAAGCGGATCCTCTTTGAGGAGATGATGAAGGTCCTAAGGCCCATCCGCCAGCGGGCGGAGGAGCTCAAGAAGGACCCCGACTACGTGATGGACGCCCTCCTGGAAGGGGCCAGGCGGGCCCGGGCGGTGGCGGCGGCCACCATGGAGGAGGTGCGGGAGAAGGTGGGGCTCCTTCTCCCCAGCAAGCGCCCGGTGCTTCGGTGA
- a CDS encoding chromosome segregation protein ScpA, producing MIRLEFPGFSGTPEELREALRRGRLSPRGLPLLLIVEQALGQVPEDLRARAELLPLLAELLVLKLSPEKALTPKEEGEEAPIVRVLVDLSETVAFLEERLRRRSRLLPVAPPPVPRPALRLPPKALKEVAQSFRKAVLALPQEAFGLREAWERLKGLLRGRVAFHRLPLRGWGEQAVGFAALLEAHRLGLVRLEQEEAFGPLWVEAEGAVEERRLA from the coding sequence GTGATCCGGCTGGAGTTTCCCGGGTTTTCCGGGACCCCGGAGGAGCTCCGGGAGGCCCTGAGGCGGGGAAGGCTTTCCCCCCGGGGGCTTCCCCTTCTCCTCATCGTGGAGCAGGCCCTTGGCCAGGTGCCCGAGGACCTCAGGGCCCGGGCGGAGCTTCTTCCCCTTTTGGCCGAGCTTTTGGTGCTGAAGCTTTCCCCGGAGAAGGCCCTTACCCCCAAGGAGGAGGGGGAGGAGGCCCCCATCGTGCGGGTGCTGGTGGACCTCTCCGAGACCGTGGCCTTCCTGGAGGAGCGCCTTAGGCGGCGGAGCCGGCTCCTTCCCGTGGCCCCGCCCCCGGTGCCCCGGCCTGCCTTGCGCCTTCCCCCCAAGGCCCTGAAGGAGGTGGCCCAGTCCTTCCGCAAGGCGGTGCTGGCCTTGCCCCAGGAGGCCTTTGGCCTGCGGGAGGCCTGGGAGCGGCTGAAGGGCCTCCTTAGGGGGCGGGTGGCCTTCCACCGCCTACCCTTACGGGGCTGGGGGGAGCAGGCGGTGGGCTTCGCGGCGCTTTTGGAGGCCCACCGGCTGGGCCTGGTGCGCCTCGAGCAGGAGGAGGCCTTCGGCCCCTTGTGGGTGGAGGCGGAAGGGGCGGTGGAGGAGCGGCGTCTTGCTTAG
- a CDS encoding type II secretion system protein produces the protein MRNAKGFTLIELLIVIAIIGILAAVLVPNLLQARRSAQIRAEQAYAQNVYKVANAYIAENPNVTSIPTDCNQAAGYSAGSYSTGSKPATITACSVSFDASTQNVTVTWSGAAGNNQTIGSGGGSSGGEGSSGGEGSSGGEGSSGGGQ, from the coding sequence ATGCGGAACGCAAAAGGCTTTACCCTGATTGAGCTTCTGATCGTCATCGCCATCATCGGCATCCTGGCGGCGGTGCTGGTGCCCAACCTGCTCCAGGCCCGGCGGAGCGCCCAAATACGAGCGGAGCAGGCTTATGCCCAAAACGTTTACAAGGTAGCTAACGCCTACATTGCGGAAAACCCTAACGTCACCAGCATCCCAACTGATTGTAACCAAGCAGCGGGTTACTCGGCCGGCAGCTACTCTACAGGGTCTAAGCCTGCTACGATTACCGCGTGCTCTGTAAGCTTCGACGCCTCTACTCAGAACGTGACGGTAACCTGGTCAGGAGCTGCTGGTAATAACCAAACCATCGGAAGCGGAGGAGGTAGCTCCGGCGGAGAAGGTAGCTCCGGCGGAGAAGGTAGCTCCGGCGGAGAAGGTAGCTCCGGCGGAGGACAATAG
- a CDS encoding pilus assembly PilX N-terminal domain-containing protein, with translation MRAKGIALVATLALMVLISLLVFGTFFRTQIELWVTRNDTTSVQAFYAAEAGLQKYKAALFQYYIWREEEIRRGGGAGCYSSLVEGIDLGRSGTLIRFTNNQLVLADGESVLDADGRPIGSYTVTLIKDAQDGQLFTLVSQGRSSGARATVQATFRLSNTDYLEQAIFAGTGQSNKWLNGSATIRGGIYIVGDRNKPDDYVISGTGDFSLYNDYNLYDTQEYGNIASWVEESYRKVDDLCASLRVQYGKVSVGGSVTIGKPGNKVKGVFVGRGSQDITGQNVDVCQNNKGVCTETMGPFDLSDPPPFPTLDAKLDSEACGAYPTWRQCLQAKAALRIQRIGNTVTLLQPLEATLNPSCLAAMTSGTLTLSTNGLDCTFTRLDGTRGGFRYTYAGGQGVLELYGDVVLEGLNVVFDKPTEYKASSGGKRSATLAVLAKNGQGGNLNLNGNLLPNTSHGLFPSHTLGLVAEGNIYQRGQYVMAPVYAGRTFRVVKDNVLFGSVISNEFCTTSAGNQTSCNAGQKAEVVYIRIPQENRPVLLPSLKGGKPVFQVLSYERR, from the coding sequence ATGCGCGCGAAAGGTATTGCCCTGGTGGCCACCCTGGCCCTGATGGTCCTCATCAGCCTTTTGGTCTTTGGGACCTTCTTCCGCACCCAGATAGAACTTTGGGTCACCCGCAACGACACCACCTCCGTCCAGGCCTTCTACGCCGCCGAGGCGGGCCTGCAGAAGTACAAGGCCGCCTTGTTCCAGTACTACATCTGGAGGGAGGAAGAGATCCGAAGGGGAGGCGGGGCGGGTTGCTACTCCTCCCTGGTGGAGGGCATTGACCTAGGAAGGAGCGGAACCCTAATCCGCTTCACCAACAACCAGCTGGTCCTGGCGGACGGGGAAAGCGTGCTGGACGCCGACGGTAGGCCCATTGGGAGCTACACCGTCACCCTGATTAAAGACGCCCAGGATGGGCAACTCTTCACCTTGGTCTCCCAAGGAAGGAGCAGTGGCGCCCGGGCCACGGTGCAGGCCACCTTCCGCCTCAGCAACACCGACTACCTGGAGCAGGCCATCTTTGCCGGCACCGGCCAATCCAACAAGTGGCTGAACGGCAGTGCCACCATCCGGGGGGGGATTTACATCGTGGGCGACCGCAACAAACCTGACGATTACGTGATAAGTGGCACTGGCGACTTCTCCCTGTACAACGACTACAACCTATACGACACGCAAGAATACGGCAACATCGCCTCTTGGGTGGAGGAGAGCTACCGTAAGGTGGATGACCTCTGCGCCAGCCTGCGGGTGCAGTACGGGAAGGTCTCCGTGGGAGGGAGCGTCACGATCGGGAAGCCCGGAAACAAGGTAAAAGGGGTCTTCGTGGGCCGGGGCAGCCAGGACATCACCGGCCAAAACGTGGACGTTTGCCAGAACAACAAGGGGGTCTGCACCGAGACCATGGGGCCCTTTGACCTCTCCGACCCCCCGCCCTTCCCCACCCTGGACGCCAAGCTGGACTCGGAGGCCTGCGGCGCCTACCCCACCTGGCGGCAGTGCCTGCAGGCCAAAGCCGCCTTGCGCATCCAGCGCATAGGGAACACGGTGACCCTCCTCCAGCCCCTAGAGGCCACCCTCAACCCCTCCTGCCTGGCCGCCATGACTTCCGGAACCCTGACCCTCAGCACCAATGGGCTAGACTGCACCTTCACCCGCCTTGACGGGACCAGGGGCGGCTTTAGGTACACCTACGCCGGTGGGCAAGGGGTGTTGGAGCTTTACGGGGATGTGGTCCTGGAAGGCCTGAATGTGGTCTTCGACAAGCCAACGGAGTACAAGGCCTCCTCAGGGGGGAAAAGGTCCGCCACCTTGGCGGTGCTGGCCAAAAACGGGCAAGGGGGCAACCTAAACCTGAACGGCAACCTGTTGCCCAACACCTCCCACGGCCTCTTCCCCTCCCACACCCTGGGCCTGGTGGCGGAGGGGAATATCTACCAGCGGGGGCAATACGTCATGGCCCCGGTGTACGCAGGGAGAACCTTCCGGGTGGTGAAGGACAACGTCCTCTTCGGCTCGGTGATCAGCAACGAGTTCTGCACCACCAGCGCCGGGAACCAAACGAGCTGCAACGCCGGGCAAAAGGCGGAGGTGGTCTACATCCGCATCCCCCAGGAAAACCGTCCGGTGCTTTTGCCGAGCCTCAAGGGGGGAAAGCCCGTCTTCCAGGTGCTCTCCTACGAGCGGCGTTGA
- a CDS encoding PilW family protein, with amino-acid sequence MKRTGFTLVEALVALALLVTVLGVAVRYFTSNAALARETQARSELQDRVRMVMQVVSGDLQMAGARYWNSGTANRAFVLPAGQVLRGTDGGAKDSVSLYYVTSLRAPTQACRRVDYRFQGDTLERSDVNATPTSGDECTQPEASFQPLAEGILALDIRYLCSHGETRDTPDCGPDAYPRSALVEVVGYSLTPMRAAGPATLTTLSGETLTCPANRGCYALRQEVLMPNLKPLPQ; translated from the coding sequence ATGAAGCGCACCGGTTTCACCCTGGTGGAGGCCTTGGTGGCCCTAGCCCTTCTGGTGACGGTCCTTGGCGTTGCCGTCCGGTACTTCACCAGCAACGCCGCCCTTGCCCGGGAAACCCAGGCCCGAAGCGAGCTGCAAGACCGGGTGCGGATGGTGATGCAGGTGGTCTCGGGGGACCTGCAGATGGCCGGCGCCCGGTACTGGAACAGCGGGACCGCCAACCGGGCCTTCGTCCTCCCGGCAGGCCAGGTGCTCCGGGGCACGGACGGGGGGGCCAAGGACAGCGTGAGCCTTTACTACGTCACCAGCCTGCGGGCACCAACCCAGGCCTGCCGCCGGGTGGACTACCGCTTCCAGGGGGATACCCTGGAGCGCAGCGACGTGAACGCCACCCCCACCTCCGGCGACGAGTGCACCCAGCCTGAGGCCTCCTTCCAGCCCCTGGCCGAGGGCATCCTGGCCCTGGACATCCGCTACCTGTGCAGCCACGGGGAGACCAGGGATACCCCGGACTGCGGCCCGGACGCCTACCCCCGCTCCGCCCTGGTGGAGGTGGTGGGGTACTCCCTAACCCCCATGAGGGCGGCCGGGCCCGCAACCCTCACCACCCTCTCGGGAGAGACCCTCACCTGCCCCGCAAACCGGGGGTGCTACGCCCTTCGGCAAGAGGTCCTGATGCCCAACCTCAAGCCCCTGCCCCAGTAA
- a CDS encoding type IV pilus modification PilV family protein has protein sequence MKRQGLTLIEVLIALAVIGIAFGALLMSQVSNLRASAQSRYATDAKAAAVRVLEAQSAEVLKSEVLTPPNPYIDDPQSGRSFYFVDYFYSCPTRVAPPQALREGNPSFLRPVNCQGEETQGNVAVRWRILGESGVLGEGVVTLVVTAAHERGPRVTIGRRVTCYDVYPSPTQDKPAPCPPPRGGRP, from the coding sequence ATGAAAAGACAAGGGCTCACCCTCATAGAAGTCCTGATCGCGCTGGCCGTCATTGGCATAGCCTTTGGCGCCTTGCTCATGAGCCAGGTTTCCAACCTCAGGGCCTCCGCCCAAAGCCGCTACGCCACCGACGCCAAGGCGGCGGCGGTGCGGGTTTTGGAAGCCCAATCCGCCGAGGTGTTGAAAAGCGAGGTCCTCACCCCTCCCAACCCCTACATCGACGACCCCCAAAGCGGGCGGAGCTTCTACTTCGTGGATTACTTCTACTCCTGCCCCACCCGGGTAGCCCCTCCCCAGGCCCTTAGGGAAGGAAACCCCAGCTTCCTGCGCCCGGTGAACTGCCAAGGGGAGGAGACCCAAGGGAACGTGGCCGTAAGGTGGCGCATCCTTGGCGAAAGCGGCGTCCTGGGCGAAGGGGTGGTCACCCTGGTGGTCACCGCGGCCCACGAGCGTGGCCCCCGGGTCACCATCGGCCGCCGGGTGACCTGCTACGACGTCTACCCTTCCCCCACCCAGGACAAGCCCGCCCCCTGCCCGCCGCCAAGAGGTGGTAGACCATGA
- a CDS encoding GspH/FimT family protein gives MRWRQGLSLIELILLLAVLGVALTLSAGLLNPSRQAVNQAAQSLAAQVTRARLEAIRRNEFVGLRFSAQGAGQYEVFVDTNRDGAPDAVLQTVAFGQGDWGRVRLTQVQGANPFLFDTRGIPKEFAETAVTLSDRQGTYSKTVRISPQGRAEVR, from the coding sequence GTGAGGTGGCGCCAAGGCCTTTCCCTGATTGAGCTCATCCTGCTCCTGGCGGTCTTGGGGGTGGCGCTCACCTTGAGCGCCGGCCTCCTTAACCCAAGCCGCCAGGCGGTGAACCAGGCGGCCCAGTCCTTGGCGGCCCAGGTGACCCGGGCCCGCCTCGAGGCCATCCGCCGCAACGAGTTCGTCGGCCTCCGCTTCAGCGCCCAGGGCGCAGGCCAATACGAGGTCTTCGTGGACACGAACCGGGACGGCGCCCCCGACGCGGTGCTGCAAACCGTGGCCTTTGGCCAGGGGGACTGGGGCCGGGTGAGGCTAACCCAAGTCCAGGGGGCCAACCCCTTCCTCTTTGACACCCGGGGCATCCCCAAGGAGTTTGCGGAAACCGCGGTGACCCTGAGCGACCGGCAGGGCACCTACAGCAAAACCGTGCGCATTTCCCCGCAAGGGAGGGCGGAGGTCCGATGA
- a CDS encoding GspH/FimT family protein, protein MRRKGLSLLELLVVLGVLGVLLGLGLPLLSPNRLALDAAARSLAAQVTRARLEAIRHNAFAGLQVFTEGAGGYAVFLDRNGNRAYDPGEEVQRVRFGEGDWARVRLDPGQSALGNMPLLFDPRGLPAKPITGTIALSSGPATRKVVVSQQGRARLE, encoded by the coding sequence ATGCGTAGGAAAGGCCTTAGCCTGTTGGAGCTTCTGGTGGTCCTGGGGGTTTTGGGGGTGCTCCTGGGGCTTGGCCTTCCCCTCCTCTCCCCGAATCGCCTGGCCCTGGACGCCGCCGCCCGCTCCCTGGCGGCCCAGGTGACCCGGGCCCGGCTGGAGGCCATCCGGCACAACGCCTTCGCCGGGCTCCAGGTCTTCACGGAGGGGGCAGGCGGGTACGCCGTCTTTCTGGACAGAAACGGCAACCGGGCTTACGATCCCGGCGAGGAGGTGCAGCGGGTGCGCTTTGGGGAGGGCGACTGGGCCCGGGTGCGGCTGGACCCGGGCCAAAGCGCCTTGGGCAACATGCCGCTTCTCTTCGACCCCAGGGGCCTTCCCGCCAAGCCCATCACCGGCACCATCGCCCTTAGCTCGGGCCCTGCCACCCGCAAGGTGGTGGTGAGCCAGCAGGGCCGGGCCCGCCTGGAGTAA
- a CDS encoding thiolase family protein: MREVYIVSAVRTPIGRFGGVLKDVSPVELGAHAMRAALERAGVEGKDLDLYVFGNVLRAGHGQLLPRQAALRAGIPKEVDGYQVDMVCASGMMAVMNAVQFLRTGEAQLVLAGGMESMSQAGFYLSHRARWGYKFLMGAPEGLQDILLRDGLSDPFTGEAMGEQAERLAQDYGVGREEVDEAAYLSHRRAAEATEKGLFAQEMAPMELPGKKGPVVVDRDEGIRPETTLESLAALKPAFRKDGILTAGNASQISDGAAALLLASEEAVRAHGLKPIARVLGGAWAAGEPWRFPEAPIPAVKRLLDRLGMGIGDFGLFENNEAFALNNVLFHRLLGVPYERLNVFGGAVALGHPIGASGARILVTLLNALRHKGEERGLAAICHGTGGSTAFGVEMV, translated from the coding sequence ATGCGCGAGGTCTACATCGTTTCCGCGGTGCGCACCCCCATCGGCCGCTTCGGGGGGGTGCTGAAGGACGTGAGCCCGGTGGAGCTTGGGGCCCATGCCATGCGGGCCGCCCTGGAGCGGGCCGGGGTGGAGGGGAAGGACCTGGACCTATACGTGTTTGGGAACGTGCTCCGGGCGGGGCACGGGCAGCTCCTTCCCCGCCAGGCGGCCCTAAGGGCGGGCATCCCCAAGGAGGTGGATGGGTACCAGGTGGATATGGTCTGCGCCTCGGGGATGATGGCGGTGATGAACGCCGTCCAGTTCCTGCGCACGGGGGAGGCCCAGCTGGTGCTGGCCGGGGGGATGGAGTCCATGAGCCAGGCGGGCTTCTACCTCTCCCACCGGGCCAGGTGGGGGTACAAGTTCCTCATGGGGGCCCCGGAGGGGCTGCAGGACATCCTCCTTAGGGATGGCCTTTCCGATCCCTTCACGGGCGAGGCCATGGGGGAGCAGGCGGAAAGGCTCGCCCAGGACTATGGGGTGGGCCGGGAGGAGGTGGACGAGGCCGCCTACCTTTCCCACCGGAGGGCGGCGGAGGCCACGGAGAAGGGCCTCTTTGCCCAGGAGATGGCCCCCATGGAGCTTCCCGGGAAGAAGGGGCCGGTGGTGGTGGACCGGGACGAGGGCATCCGCCCCGAGACCACCTTGGAGTCCCTGGCGGCCCTGAAGCCCGCCTTCAGGAAGGACGGCATCCTCACCGCGGGCAACGCCAGCCAGATCTCCGACGGGGCGGCGGCGCTTCTTTTGGCCTCGGAGGAGGCGGTGCGGGCCCATGGCCTGAAGCCCATCGCCCGGGTCCTGGGGGGGGCCTGGGCCGCGGGGGAGCCCTGGCGCTTCCCCGAGGCCCCCATCCCGGCGGTGAAGCGCCTGCTGGACCGGCTGGGGATGGGGATTGGCGACTTCGGCCTCTTTGAGAACAACGAGGCCTTCGCCCTCAACAACGTCCTCTTCCACCGCCTTCTGGGGGTGCCCTACGAGAGGCTCAACGTCTTCGGGGGGGCGGTGGCCCTGGGCCACCCCATCGGGGCCAGCGGGGCCAGGATCCTGGTCACCCTGCTGAACGCCCTGAGGCATAAGGGGGAGGAGAGGGGCCTCGCCGCCATCTGCCACGGGACCGGCGGGTCCACGGCCTTTGGGGTGGAGATGGTCTAA
- a CDS encoding HepT-like ribonuclease domain-containing protein: MRRPRITDRVRLLHMRDAARRALELGQGKNLASLPPEDTTALAVVRLLEILGEAARGLSQELKERYPDVPWREIADTRNRFVHEYFDVDMEVVGAIVEQDLPHLLFRLEKILEEMDT; this comes from the coding sequence ATGAGGCGGCCTAGGATTACGGACAGGGTCCGGCTCCTGCACATGCGGGACGCGGCGCGAAGGGCCCTAGAGCTGGGGCAAGGAAAGAACCTGGCCTCCCTCCCCCCAGAGGACACCACCGCCTTGGCCGTGGTGCGCCTCCTGGAAATCCTAGGGGAGGCCGCCAGGGGCCTCTCCCAAGAGCTCAAAGAACGCTACCCCGACGTTCCCTGGCGGGAAATCGCCGACACCCGGAACCGCTTCGTCCACGAATACTTTGACGTGGACATGGAGGTGGTGGGAGCCATCGTGGAACAGGACCTCCCCCACCTCCTCTTCCGCTTGGAAAAGATCCTAGAGGAGATGGACACTTAG
- a CDS encoding nucleotidyltransferase family protein, whose amino-acid sequence MEEVNPSLPTPDRQRLQELCQRYGVRRLLLFGSFARGEASEASDLDLLVEFFPGRTPGLGFVRLQEELSRLFGRRVDLHTPKSLSRYFREEALKEARPLYEAA is encoded by the coding sequence ATGGAAGAGGTGAACCCTTCCCTGCCCACTCCCGATCGGCAACGCCTCCAGGAGCTTTGCCAGCGCTACGGCGTGCGCAGGCTCCTTCTCTTCGGCTCCTTCGCCCGGGGAGAGGCTTCGGAGGCAAGCGACCTGGACCTCTTGGTGGAGTTCTTCCCCGGAAGGACCCCGGGCCTAGGCTTCGTGCGCCTCCAGGAGGAGCTCTCCCGCCTGTTCGGGAGGCGGGTGGACCTCCACACCCCAAAGAGCCTCAGCCGCTACTTCCGCGAGGAGGCCCTAAAGGAGGCCCGTCCCCTTTATGAGGCGGCCTAG
- a CDS encoding DUF503 domain-containing protein, whose translation MKAYLGLYTARLELPARSLKEKRALIKPALERVKARFPVSAARLHGLDAWGFEVVGLSLLGNDPAWVEETLRQAARFLAAQGAFQVALEEFRLEAFELDGLV comes from the coding sequence ATGAAAGCCTACCTGGGCCTCTACACCGCCCGGCTGGAGCTCCCAGCCCGGAGCCTTAAGGAGAAGCGGGCCCTCATCAAGCCGGCCCTGGAAAGGGTGAAGGCCCGCTTCCCCGTGAGCGCCGCCCGCCTCCACGGCCTGGACGCCTGGGGCTTTGAGGTGGTGGGCCTAAGCCTTTTGGGCAACGACCCCGCCTGGGTGGAGGAAACCCTTAGGCAGGCGGCCCGCTTCCTGGCCGCCCAAGGGGCCTTCCAGGTGGCCTTGGAGGAGTTCCGCCTCGAGGCCTTTGAGCTGGACGGCCTGGTCTAG